In the Dictyostelium discoideum AX4 chromosome 6 chromosome, whole genome shotgun sequence genome, CCATGCCAAAGATGTAATTGGTTGAgatgaatttgatttgaaaacAACTGAATATTTTGAAGATGCATTCATTCTAAGGATATTAAAATAACCCTTTGAATCtcttgttaataataattcaccagTTGAATTGAATTTACATTCATTTAATGAACCACAAAGACGTTCATTAAAAACTTCAACGttggtattaatattataaattacaatTCTACCAGTTTTACTTGAAAAAGCAACATCACCGTTACCATTTGGATTTACAGAGAAATAAGTTACCATTtctgattgttgttgtttatcaGTAGTATCTattggattttttaaatttaattgtaaaaattcCTTAAATTGTATTTGTGAAGTATTGGCTGAAATTGATGCTTCATCAGGTaaaccattttcatttaaaaattgttggaaatctttaataattacaaCTCTACCAtctgataataaaatgataaaagtCTTTTCATCTGATAAAAGTTCAAATTGAGTAgcataaatatttaaagtcATTCCTAATGATagtaaatcatttttagagaaataattccaaattctaattgatttatcttcAGAGGTAGATAAGAGTATATCGAGTGATTTAATGTATTGTAAATAGGTTACAGCTTTTCTATGACCTTGAAGTACTTGAGTATTATTTTGACCTAATTTTGGATcccaaattttaatgaatttatcaGTGGCACCAGTAATGATACGAAGTTTTTCACTATTTGGATGGAAAGCACAAGAGATGATTCTACCTGAATGACCAGTCATTAATGAAACTTGTAACCAATCTTTAGTTTCGAAAACTCTAATAGTTTTATCATCGGAACATGATACCAAATATTTACCATCATAAGAGAAACGTGAACTAATAACCGCTTCAATATGACCTTCCAATTGTGCAACCTTTGTCCATGTAGAGGTATTGAAAACATGAGTAAAAGTATCAACTGATGAAACTGATAAAAATTGATCATCTGGTGAAAATTGTAAGAATAAAATGGTTGAATTACAAATTTTGACGGTTTTAATTGGTTGAGCAGTTTTTGAATCCCAAATGATTAATTCACCATTCCAACAAGCGGTTGCAATCAATTTGTTATTATGAGAGAAGGCACAAGTTGAAAGTTTATTGGTatgtttctttaattgaaataatttcacTTTCTTTTCAATATCCCAAATGATTGCACTTTGATCCCAACTTGCAGTGACTAAACGTTTACCATCACCACTTACACTACAACCCCAAACTGCATTTGAATGACCACCTGCGAAATCGGCTAAAACTTTACCATATTCATCCCacattaaaatctttttgtCTCTACCAACggaaatcaattgattacCTCTCCAAATGAGACTTGTAATTTTATCAGTATGAACCTTTGGGAAAACTCTAATCAATGAACTAGTTTCACCACTCCAAATTCTAATGGTTTTATCATCGGAACATGAAGCAATCAATTTACCATCATCACGATATAAAACACATCTAATGAAATCTTCATGACCTGCCAATGTACCAATGACATAATCACTCAATTGTAATTTGTTAACCCATTTAAAGTATGGTTTCTTTGATTGATCTAAAAGTTTCTGTGATAATTGATTACAAATTGAACCATCTGGTAAATTATTTGCTTGTTGACATGTAATCATTGGGAATCTCTTTAAATTATGAACTTGATATTGAACAAATGCACAAAAATCTTCAACTGAATTCActgatgaaaaattattaccaacCCATCTTTCACCTGATAAACTTGGACTTTGAATCTCTTGTAATGATCCAATAAAATTCTCAACTAAATCTTTTGATaatccaattttaatttttgctTCAATAAATCTTAAATccataaataaatttgataataaatccCAACGTtttgatttcattaaatgatatggtaattcttcaaatggttttaatttattactattcgatagtaaattattattattattattgctattgttattattattattactattattattattattatttaatgaccaagttttattatttaatggatCAGctaatgataaataataatcagcTAAATTagattgaattaaaatttgactTTTTTCAGttggtaaatatttattaatgattaCTTTTACAATTGTATTATGAAAGAATGTAATAGTATTATGATCACCACCTCTTAACAAtggtgaaattgaatttaaaagtgGTGCCCAAACATTAAATGGTAAagtattttgttgttgttgttgttgtttcttttcttttaataaacctAATAATTCTTCTTCTGATAAACCAAATCTTGAAAGTGCAATAAAacataaagtttttttaattaaatctttaccCATATCTTCTTCCAAAcgattaattatatttaaaattaattgatcgATTGTATCTGGTATACCTTTGGTAAcgaattgattcaatttctCAAATGAACCAAATACTCTTAACTCTTCACAAGCcaatttaatgaataatGGGAATTTTGCATGAGTTTTTGAAATGAATCTATCTAATAACTTTGGTTCcaattttttagaaaatttcTCTAAAGTTTTAGTTgcaattaaattcttttcattGATTTctaatggtggtaatgaaAGTGTAAATGGAATATTTGAACGAAGATGTAAATATTCCCAACAATCTTTACCATGATAacatgataataaaattttacatTTATCATTTAACTCTGTACTATCTGGTAACCAATCCATTTGATGTGCTTGATTTGATGTTGACATTTCATCTAAATCATCAATAACCAAtagaatatttttatatttacttGCTTTCTTTAAAATCTCTGGGAAATCAATACGTAATTTCTCATGATTATCTGAAACTTCCatctttaaattaaattgttgaTTAAGTTCACATGAGAATTTATAAAGAATATTTGTACTTTGagttgaatcaattgaacaaCCAACGAAATGATATAAAACCTTCCATGAATCACCATGATTATTTGTAATCTCTTTGGCAAAATATGCAAGTGTTGATGATTTGCCACTACCTGGTTCACCATAAATAATaccaattttatcattacttTGTTTATCAGTTACAAATTCTTTAAGTTTCTTTTGAATATTCTCTCTACCATAATAATCTGATGATTTTGTATCGAAACAATTCTTATGAAATTGTAATTCTTGTTCAAATGAATCCAATGGTTTCAATGGTGTTGGAAATTCAACTTCAATAATTGACCAAAGTTTATTGAAAACGTAATCGCCAAATGTTTCTAAATTGCTTACAAACACTTTAGCCTCCTTATCAACACCACCATATTTGCATGGATAATTCTCCAAAACATTACAATGATCATTCTCAATGAGTTTAcgttttaaatcatttaaaagtttttcagATTCTTTATTCTCAACTTGAAATGATGCTTGATGGCTCAATGGTACTGACGATTGGAATGATGGATCTCTAAAGGCGGCTATACAATGTTTTGATGTCACCAATGAGTATTGCACCTCCAATGATGTAATGGAATGTCCAAGAGGCATTGAATTTAACCATTGTGAATATTGATCGTTATTATCCGATACTTTATATTCACTTGGTACCCAACCAAATCTTGAACCCAACATTGTCAACATAATTGGACATTTATCAATCTGTTTCAAACATAACTCAATTTGACCTTGAACTGTAGTCTCATCTTTTGTTAAACCCCATCTTAAATCAATTGGTACAATTGTAAGATTCTTTTCTTTGGCTTTAACATTCAATGCTGGAAATGTTACCTTTATTAAATGATCTCTTTCACCCGACATATCCTTAAAtgttgatgataaaaatacaTAAAGTATTGtaccatttaatttattttcaatattttgtttctttataattttttcatgtttaataatattattttttaaatcattatcattatttaaactattcaatgttgttgataaattattattattattattattattattattattattatcttttttctttaaatcaatttttttaaatggtgatgataatgattttgattctgtattaaattttgatttaaatggtgatgatgatgatgatgatgatgatgatgaataacTATCCTGAGAAgtagattgttgttgttgtaactttaattgtttttttttttctttttcaatttcaataaccatttttttatttgaatttacaaCTTCTAAAAGTTCTTCTTTTTTCATAAATGGTGTATAAGAAATTTTGTAAGATTTTAAccatttttgaatttcataTTTTGTTAATTCCTCTCCTGGAAATTCAACTTTAaccatttttataaaaaataaaaaaaagagtaagtttttaattaaaaaaattatatatacaatagtaaatataattaataatgtaaaactttttctaaaaaaaaaaaaaaaaaagaaaaaaaaaaatgaatgagtttttttattttttgctatttttttttttttttggaatctgggaaaaatctatttaaattttctcataaaaatccttttttcaaatcatttttttttattattgtttaaaaaaaaaaaaaaatcaaaatttgatcttgaatttttcaaaaaaaaaaaaaaaaaaaaaaaaaaaaaaaccaaaaacacaaaaatatctttttttaaaatgtacaaaaaaaaaaaaataaagatatttttttttaatacgtAAAATtacataaataaaatatatactAAAAAGTGTGTTAGATTTGAACcccttttttattatttaattatttttataaattttatctaCAAATTGtgtggaaaaaaataataaataaattgagaATTTGATAtacaaaaatagaaaaaaaaaaaaaaaaaaaaaaaaaaaattaaaaaacacacaatgaaaaaataaataattatttcttttttttattttaattttatattttttactatataaataatttattttttaattttattttttttttatttttttattttttattttttatttaccacTTAATAagtattcttattttttaaaaatataaaaaaatttaaaaaaaaaaaaatgatttaaaaaaaggggGAATTTTGgggatttttaaaaaattgttttttttttgttcaaagtttggaaaaaaaaggggttttataaaattttaaaaaaaaaaaaaaaaaaaattttaaattttaaaaaatttttaaaatgattacaAAAAACTTtcccccaaaaaaaaaaaaaaaaaggatttacAAAGATAATAGAGACTCAGGTAAATCATTGGTTTTGGATGGTAAGAGTGATTATTTATCAAGTTCAATTATAAGTAAGTgctaaatattattattatttaaagaataaaaaataaaaataattaattaattattaatttttttttttttttttttaaaaaaaaaaaaaaaagttggatTTGATACATTTAATGTAATTATTGATAcaactttaaattatttaattgttgctGAAAGAAAATGTGATGGTTGTACTCAATATCCACCTTATTATAGAGAATCTCaagtttttgaaaatattcaatGTGATTCTCCTGCTTGTCATTCAATTGGTAATACTTGTGataaaccaaataaataTGATCCACCAACATGTGGTTATGAAACAAAACTTCAACAATATGGTGCCAATATAAAaagtataataaaaattattttttttaaattaaattttattaatttactaaaaaaaaaaaaaaaaaaaaaaaaaaaaaaaaaaaaaaaaatatagcaATTTTATACAGAGATATAATATCAAtagatgattttaaaaatataccaGTTATCATATCTGCAATTTATGAACAAAGGAATGgtttatcattaaattctGCAATTTTAGGTGTTGGTCCAAGTgtatgttttattattatttttttttttttttttttttttttttttttttaaaaaaaaagatattaatattttaattttattttaaaataaagtgTTCAACATGCCCACCAAGTCCAttacaatcattattatatacTTTAAAGAAACCATATATTTTTGGAATTTCATTAGATAAGAATTATTTTGGTGGtatttcaattggtaaaattGATCCATTATTATATACTGGTGTTATTAATTATACAACTATGAGTAAAAGAGATGGAGTTTATTCAGTATCTCCAATTTTTATTGGGTCACATTGGAATGATCAAATATATAATTCAACTcgtaatgatattaaaagatttattatttcatcctcttcatcaCTTTCCTATATTCCAACTTCACcatataaacaattaaaacaatttataaaatctgCAGGTTGCAAATCTGGTGATTTAGATTTTTGTTcaaaaattgattcattatttaattctgtaggtcttttttttaaaaaaaaaaaaaaaaaaaaaaaaaaaaaaaaaaaaaaaacttaattaataataaaatttagtGTATAAATTCAAGTCAAATTTCAATTAGTAGGTTCCCAGATATTGATCTTTACTTTGAAAAaggttttattttaacaatTCCACCAAAAATCTATTTCCATTCAATTTCTAGAAACAACCaagtttttatttgtatgGGTATTTTGGAATCAACAGACACAAACGCAATTTTGggtataaatttaatgagaGAACTTTATACAGTTTTTGATAATGAGAAAACATTAATTGGTTTCTCCAGAAAATAAtacttttatattaaaacaaaaaaaaaaaaaacaaaaacaaaaaaaaaaaaaaaatatataaaaataaaataaaaaataaaaaaaaaaaacaaaaaaaaaaaaagcaataaagaaaaaaaaacaattgatttttgaaaatacagttgcccattttttttttttttttttttttttctcattcAATCTTACAAACAACGACCACAtcttttgattatttcaaaaaattttatttaacacACATCAAATCACACAATCATTTCccaaaccaatttttttttttttttttttttttttttttaaaataaaaaaaaaaataaaatcttttttgatttaaattctgACCCTAACCACCAAATCCTAAATGTcaggttttaattttttattttttttttaattttaattttaattttttttttttttttttttttttttttaattttttttattttttttatttttttattttggtccTTGTTTTAAACTATTGcgattaatttaatatataaataaattttttttttttttaattcaaaaaaataaacaattattataaacaaaacaaaacaaaataaaaaaaaaaaaagattaaaaaaaatataaaaaaaaataaaaaaaatttgaaatgaaaaattcAACATCATTAGAAcgtatttcaaataatggatttaatattgattataattcaattaaagacCAAGCATTAAAATAtggatatttaaaaaagttgggAGGAAAaggaatttcaaaaaattggaaaaaaaggttttttattttaacaaaatcgggaatattttattattttaaacatAGAACcgtgagttttttttttttattctatattttatttatatcatattttatttttatatatctaacttttttttatcaaacaatttattattattcaaaaataataaaataaaataaaataaaataaaaataaagagtAAAGAACCTGTCggaattataaatttagaaGAATATACAAAGATATATaaagataaatcaaaaaagaaatattttttattagtaaatgaaaataatccaCAACAagtaattatcttttttttttttttttttttttttttttttttttttttttttttattaattaatttcaaataataataacactaataattatttattttaaatttagagaatttttcatttaattgcAGATTCAGAAGAAGAGATGGAATTATGGATAACAGAAATTACagaattttttaatgatgatataaatgatttaaagaatcaattgagTAAtataacaaaattaaaaacagagaaaaagaaatatgaCACAATCACAAAAAATGCAATTAAAGCAAAACGAGTCGAAGAGTAtgatttagaaaaattacaattagtATTCAAAGGTGAaagattatcattattaattaaagatcCTCAAAGATCTTTTTCAATCTCtaaaaatagtaatggtaatgatattttattagaTGATAGTGcattatcaccaaattctctaaatggtaataataacaataacaacaataataacaacaatagttCAGGACCAACAACTCCAActttaatatcaattgatgCTTCAAATataactactactacaacaaatgtaatattaccattatcaatatccacaaccaccaatatcactactactactgaACAACCTCAAACTCCAAGAACTCCAAAACCTACACCACCACCAAGAAGAGATATAATAACAACTAAAGTTTGTGATGAAGATGACgaagatgatgatagtgGTGAACTtgaacaaaattaaaaaaaaaatttccaaaaaaaaaaaaaaaatatatggaatcaatttatttttagaaaataaataaaatttaacaCCTGTACATATTatgatataattaaaaaaataaaataaaaaaaaaaaaagattaaaataaaaataacatcactttttttttttttttctatttacaAAGATTTATTGGAACCaagtatttgtttttttgttttttttttttttgtttttttttaattatacttttttttatcatatactttccaaaatattatttatattatgaaaatttttatactactactttttgttttttgttatttttattattattattattattattattattattaaatttaatatctctTTGAATAAGTTGGATATGGTGAAAATTTTTTCGTATTTGAAGATGTACTTGGAGTAACGGAAAGATTTGAAAGTTCAATTggtattttttgttttgccTCAGTTAatactttaattaattcGTTAGCCAAACGTGCATTATCTGTtgttaataatgaataacTGACACCGGATGCTCCAGCTCTAGCAGTACGACCAATACGGTGAATATAAACTTCTATTGTGTTTGGGAAGTCATAGTTTACTACATATTTAATATCCTTGATATCTGAattgttttataaaaatgggattaatattatttttggttttttttttttttttttttattaaaaaaaaagaaataatttgtttggaaaaatatatatatatatatatatatatatttttttaataaatatttaacaatTATATGAAAGCTATACGCTAGATATAGTTAGTAAAgtatgttttaaaatataaaaaaatcatttttatctcttattttttttttttttttttttaaactcattaatcttttttgtttttgttttttttttttacctacccttttttttttttttagaaaataaaaaaaaaaaaaaaaaaagaaagatgaGATAGGTTATAACTTCAAAACAATtgttatataataataattattgtatttgtcattaccattataattatttatattattatcataacaaaaacaaaaagtaattaggaaaaaaaaaaaaaaatagagattttgattttttttaattctttttttttttttctaaaaaaaaatactttacTAAGGATAGAAAAGAATATAGAAAGAGAAGTGATAGAAAGGTAGGGATAGagggagaaaaaaaaaaatagagtagaaaaaaaataaagaaaaaaaagttttttttaaaatagaaaaattgataataataaaaataattataatctcTCTATCTCCTTCTTTCTtctttcctttttttttttttttccaaaaaaaaaaaatatatatttaaactttttttgttctgtaattttttttttttttttttttttctatttctatttcttatattattattattattattattattatttttttttttctattcttttttttaaaaactaaaaaaaaatagttgaatgtataaaataaaaaataaaaataatagaggaaggggagaaaaaaaaaaaaaaaaaaaaaaagataaagaaaaaaaaaaggaatagggagaagaaaaaaaaaaaaaaaaaatagaaaatagaAAATGGGAAATGGAAAATggaaaaatttgtttttgttcgATTATGTGTAattagtaaaattaaaaaaaaaaaaaatgaaaaaaaatgaaaaataatacgAACCTAAACCACGAGAAGCTACATCTGTTGCAATCATAATTGGAACCataccatttttaaattgagaTAAAACAAAATCTCTTTCTGGTTGAGATTTATTACCATGAATACCAATTGATTTGAAACCTGAAAATTGTAAAACACGTTGAAGATCATCGACACCTTTTCTAGTTTCGGCAAAGACAATAACTTTTTCATCACGACCAACACTTCCTAAAAAACTTAACATTCTTTCCTTCTTTTCAAAGTCTTGACAAACCTCAACGATTTGTCTAACGTTATGATTTGCAGTGATCTCTGTTGAACCAATGTGAACTTGAATATGATCGGTAAGGAAATCATGAGCCAATGCTTGAACTTCCTTTGGCCAAGTGGCAGAGAACATAAGTGTTTGACGATCTGGACGAATTTGGCTAATGATTTTTCTAATTTGTGGTTCGAAACCCATATCTAGCATACGATCGGCTTCATCGAGTACCAAATAGGTGACACGACGAAGATTGGTTTTACCAGACTCGAGGATATCAATTAAACGACCAGGTGTGGCAATAACAATTTCAACACCCTTTTTAAGTGCAGCGACTTGAGTGTGTTTACTTGCACCACCATAGACGCAtgtatttgaaatttgacTTGTTCCACCAAATTTATTGGTTTCCTCTTGAATTTGAAGTGCCAACTCTCTGGTTGGTGCCAATACCAATACGATTGGACCATCATCTTCTCTAAGTACTGGTTGTGCATTAATGTGAACAATTGATGGTAAAAGGAAAGCCAATGTCTTACCGGAACCAGTTTTAGCCAAACCAATGATATCTCTACCCTTTAATGCAATTGGCCATGCTTGGGATTGAATTGGTGTTGGATTTGGGAAACCTGCACCAATGATCTCTTTCATCAAGTAACCTGGGAATGGTGCTTGGGTAAATTGCATGATTGGTGGTGGAACTTCTCTACCTTTTACGGTCATTTGGAAGGATGCTCTAAACTTTTCAATCTCTTCTTGTGTAAATTTGGATACATCTGGATGCTCAAGATAGAAATTCTTTTCAAATCTTGGTAATTTACTCAAGTCCCAACTGATAGGTGATAAGGCGGATCCAAAGCTACCAGTATTTGCCTTGGCATTGCCATAAAATCCTGATGAACCATATGAGGAACTACCATAACTATTGGTGGTTGCATAAGATTGGTTACCGTAGCCTGAGGAACGATAGGTTGAATTTCCGTAGGAACTACCTGGTACTGATGCATTATAACTTGAAGAAGCGGGAGTCACTGCACCATAACTTGAAACACTTGATGGGTCATATGATGGAATGGGTGGTTGTGAATATCCACCATATCCATTAGAACTACCACTTGTTGAATAACCATAACTTGTACTACCACCATTATAAGATGTTGaaggtgttgttgttgttgttgtagtagtcgatgacgatgatgttgatgttgatgttggtggtgttgaaTACCCATTTGAATAACTACTATAATTTGTGGTTGGTCCAGTGTATCCATTTGAATAACTATAATTTGATGTTGGTTTACTATATCCATTTGAgttactactaccactattgTTGTAACTGCCGCCATTACtgctaccactactaccactactactactaccactactattattatatccATTATTTGATGCACCATAACTTGagctactattactactattatatCCATTACTTGAACTATTATATCCGTTACTTGAACCATTATATCCATTGGTTGTTCCTGTGCTGGAACTACCCCATGAATCTTGGAAATCTTTACCTTTTGATGGACCATatgatgaagttgatgaggatgaggatgatgatgatgatgatgatgggtATTTATTATAGCTACTACTGccattaccactaccactaccactactactgtTATAATCTCTAGAGGAATCCCTATTATAACTTCCACCATCTCGGTTATAATCTCTATCACTTCCCGATCTATTACCATAACTACTGCCACCTCTAGAGGTACTAGAATATGATGAGTTACCACTTCTATTATCGTCGTATCTACCACTACcgctattactactattatatgacatttttattattgttttattcttatttttatatttattttattttttttttttgttgttttaatatacaaatttattttttattcaaattttatttttatttatttgttgattttttttttttttttttttatgtatttaatttttataaattgtacccaaataaaaataattagttATATGTAAGAGAAAGCGTGgtgtgtaaaaaaaaaaaaaaacataaaaaataattttttaaagttttatttttttttttttttttttcgaaaaaatatttttaaaatttattttttttttatttttattttttttatttttgaaacgCTTTTGGaaggagaaaaaaaaaaaaaaaaaaaaaggtcaaaagatattaattatttttaaaaaaattattttaataatcttaaaaaaaaaaaaaaaaaaaaaaaaaaaagaataaaataaaaataaaaataaaattaattaataaataaaaaataaaaataaaaaaaaactgcaTTTTTAATCAAGTTAATATCCTAATCGTGtgttttggaaaaaaaaaaaacccctttatttctttattaattccTTTACCCCATAACTAAGGTTTggtattttatatttttttttttttttttttttggatcaATTCTTAAacaaactttaaaatttttttattttttttatttttagtagtTGGATATTTTCCCCTAAAGATTTTAACTATCTTAccaaaattgtttatttaatttagagGAGTTGAAATATGtcttttaaagatttaagtGTTTTTTTTAGGAATTGATCCTGtgttttttgtaaaaaaataattattttaaatttttttcaattttttttatgcaATTCATCATGAGAAATCATCAGATCCTCTTTGGTGTAGTCGGTAACACTCTAGTCTCTCACACTGGTACCCCGGGTTCGATTCCCGGAAGGGGAGGTCTTTTTTATCCGGTCACCATTAGATCAAGGGTTCAATTCCATATAAAATCAAGTCTTACCAACTATCAAAGATCATCCTTAGTACTATGGAAAACCACTGACTCaacaatcaaaaccaaaaccaacatCCTCAAAGCATTCGCACTCTCTAAATTAACCTACTATTCATATGTAGAGAACTTTAAGGAAGAGGaattaaaccaaatcaataaattagtCGAATGGTTTTTATCGGCaccaaacaacaaaaatgcTAGTGGATTTCaagttattaatttaatgagAACCAAAAGAGCAAGATACCCACTAAAAGTAGGGGGCTGGAACATTTGGAATATAGAATTGAG is a window encoding:
- the ddx17 gene encoding DEAD/DEAH box helicase; this translates as MSYNSSNSGSGRYDDNRSGNSSYSSTSRGGSSYGNRSGSDRDYNRDGGSYNRDSSRDYNSSSGSGSGNGSSSYNKYPSSSSSSSSSSSTSSYGPSKGKDFQDSWGSSSTGTTNGYNGSSNGYNSSSNGYNSSNSSSSYGASNNGYNNSSGSSSSGSSGSSNGGSYNNSGSSNSNGYSKPTSNYSYSNGYTGPTTNYSSYSNGYSTPPTSTSTSSSSTTTTTTTTPSTSYNGGSTSYGYSTSGSSNGYGGYSQPPIPSYDPSSVSSYGAVTPASSSYNASVPGSSYGNSTYRSSGYGNQSYATTNSYGSSSYGSSGFYGNAKANTGSFGSALSPISWDLSKLPRFEKNFYLEHPDVSKFTQEEIEKFRASFQMTVKGREVPPPIMQFTQAPFPGYLMKEIIGAGFPNPTPIQSQAWPIALKGRDIIGLAKTGSGKTLAFLLPSIVHINAQPVLREDDGPIVLVLAPTRELALQIQEETNKFGGTSQISNTCVYGGASKHTQVAALKKGVEIVIATPGRLIDILESGKTNLRRVTYLVLDEADRMLDMGFEPQIRKIISQIRPDRQTLMFSATWPKEVQALAHDFLTDHIQVHIGSTEITANHNVRQIVEVCQDFEKKERMLSFLGSVGRDEKVIVFAETRKGVDDLQRVLQFSGFKSIGIHGNKSQPERDFVLSQFKNGMVPIMIATDVASRGLDIKDIKYVVNYDFPNTIEVYIHRIGRTARAGASGVSYSLLTTDNARLANELIKVLTEAKQKIPIELSNLSVTPSTSSNTKKFSPYPTYSKRY